From Neosynechococcus sphagnicola sy1, the proteins below share one genomic window:
- a CDS encoding PRC-barrel domain-containing protein, which yields MYKGRDIIGKPVVSYDLGEKFDIVEDLIFDQDSNQLLGFLVSESSWFSSAQVLLLKDVQVIGPDAVITASQAAIAKVSEIPAIHHILEHNNILKGTRILTMDGRDLGMMIDLYFDEHTGDVEGYEVSGGLFADAYSGRSFVPAPQTLKIGRDVAFVPTQTAQLMEEQVGGIRGAMQTVSDRVQETAQVTGDKIQELGRITSEKAQETAQVTGDKIQELGRSATTSIANIIVDPEEQKAFVIGKTVEHDVVTLGGQSLVLQGQIVTSEIADSADNLGVLDQLYRATGGSLSNKLSERFGNAVASLSIDQAQGMRIRQIVRSDEGSIIAAQGQIVTQQVIQRAKTYHQEQALLQAVGLSTDEAVRNSTSSAMTVAGDRLKSTSQKTGEQLQAGAKGLWAHVKVTASEIQDRGTQAIEEKRIKGALGRAVTRVILDQQDDVILNVGELITHQAIASARQSQVLDLLLSSVYNEKPQLSLEDLRAPQAGSAALSYSPGEASKSLL from the coding sequence ATGTATAAGGGAAGAGATATCATTGGCAAGCCGGTGGTCTCCTATGATCTGGGTGAGAAATTTGATATCGTTGAAGACTTGATTTTTGACCAAGATAGCAATCAACTGCTAGGGTTTCTGGTCAGTGAGTCGAGTTGGTTTAGTAGTGCACAGGTTTTGTTGTTGAAAGATGTGCAGGTGATTGGCCCTGATGCCGTGATTACAGCCTCTCAAGCGGCGATCGCTAAAGTCAGTGAAATTCCAGCGATTCATCACATCTTAGAGCACAATAATATCCTCAAAGGGACTCGCATCCTGACCATGGATGGACGAGATCTAGGGATGATGATCGACCTTTACTTCGATGAGCACACAGGTGACGTTGAGGGCTACGAAGTTTCAGGCGGTCTATTTGCCGATGCCTATTCGGGACGTTCCTTTGTGCCAGCCCCTCAAACCTTAAAAATTGGGAGAGATGTGGCCTTTGTACCGACTCAGACCGCCCAACTGATGGAAGAGCAAGTCGGGGGGATTAGAGGAGCGATGCAGACGGTCAGCGATAGGGTTCAGGAAACCGCTCAAGTCACAGGAGATAAGATCCAGGAATTGGGACGCATAACTAGCGAGAAAGCTCAAGAAACCGCGCAGGTCACAGGAGATAAGATCCAAGAATTGGGGCGAAGTGCCACAACCTCGATCGCCAATATCATTGTCGATCCCGAGGAGCAAAAAGCCTTTGTGATTGGTAAAACGGTTGAGCATGATGTTGTCACGCTTGGGGGGCAATCACTGGTGCTTCAAGGGCAGATCGTCACCTCGGAGATTGCTGATTCAGCAGACAATTTGGGGGTTCTGGATCAGTTGTATCGAGCAACGGGAGGCAGCTTGTCAAACAAGCTCAGTGAACGGTTTGGCAATGCAGTTGCCAGTTTGAGTATCGATCAAGCCCAAGGCATGCGGATTCGGCAAATCGTTCGCAGCGATGAAGGCTCGATCATCGCTGCTCAAGGTCAAATTGTGACGCAACAAGTCATTCAACGGGCAAAGACTTATCACCAGGAACAAGCGTTACTCCAGGCGGTGGGTTTATCGACCGATGAAGCCGTGCGCAACAGCACCAGTAGTGCCATGACGGTGGCAGGCGATCGCCTCAAGTCAACCAGCCAAAAGACAGGGGAGCAACTGCAAGCGGGAGCAAAAGGTCTTTGGGCACACGTCAAAGTTACTGCTAGTGAGATCCAGGATCGGGGGACTCAGGCCATTGAGGAAAAGCGCATTAAGGGCGCTCTAGGTCGGGCTGTAACCCGTGTGATTCTCGATCAGCAGGATGATGTGATTCTCAATGTGGGGGAGTTAATCACCCATCAAGCGATCGCGAGTGCCCGTCAATCTCAGGTTCTCGACCTACTGCTAAGCTCGGTTTACAATGAAAAACCCCAACTCTCCCTAGAAGATCTGCGGGCACCACAAGCCGGTAGTGCAGCGCTGTCATATAGCCCAGGGGAGGCATCTAAAAGCCTTCTCTAA
- a CDS encoding NACHT domain-containing protein has protein sequence MVKRSLRASTSGIQKAKRSFSIKGWTQENLSGEVNLKTRQPIWRFFTGQPVDRQIFMEICSILDLDWREIALDPPAEFPEPGEHVAPIAQDIDILVQQVRSQRHDTIQNKCGILQLLDISRPVKIDDIYVDVNILEEIASQQWFEISDLQNLQLTEFDRAGLGTVEQKQIPGMQAVETYSKLRVLGKPGVGKTTFLQHLAIQCNRGAFAANQVPIFILLREFAEDSQHRDEFSLFNYIHQVFLTSGISNPIVLETLLQAGRVLLLMDGMDEVLNQDITAVLKEIRKFSDNYHRNQYVASCRTAAKKLRLRGFTDVEIAPFTQEQITTFAQKWFVALTKTTAKVGQDQATQFIQKLDLPENWQFRQLVGTPLFLHLACWVFHGQGKFPTKRTEFYKQGLDLLLGQWDEAKGVERDQVYRGFLVPQKLSMLSQLAAVTFEKGQYFFEQRTIEQYIGDYLRNLPGASQEPEELQLESEAMLNAIEAQHGLLIERARGIFSFSYLAFQEYFTARKIVASYNLRSLEKALEGLVGHLTDPHWREVFLLTAAMLRSADSLVQLMKQQIDSLVAQDPYLQEFLMWASEKSQTIQTEPKLATTRAFYLALAQAPHTAAHFALASTLDQGMFLDVALENLLLEFAVDHSQDFAYANACSEALNNILVMVLESGFYKSLQELKDQLPAASEKKERLQEWWQENYAEWVEHLRSTISHYRNTNHPWQFSPEQQQVLQHYYDANQLLVDCLNSNCEITPATRKEIEATLLLPQKELEEREWKGN, from the coding sequence TCACCGGGCAACCGGTTGATCGTCAGATTTTTATGGAAATTTGTTCGATTTTGGATTTAGATTGGCGAGAGATTGCCCTAGATCCACCCGCAGAATTCCCAGAACCGGGAGAGCATGTGGCACCGATCGCCCAGGATATTGACATTCTGGTACAACAGGTGCGATCGCAGCGCCACGACACGATTCAAAACAAGTGTGGCATCTTGCAGCTATTAGACATTAGCCGTCCGGTCAAGATTGATGATATCTATGTGGATGTCAATATTTTGGAGGAAATTGCCAGTCAGCAGTGGTTTGAGATTTCTGACCTGCAAAACTTGCAACTTACCGAATTTGATCGCGCTGGCTTGGGAACGGTTGAGCAGAAGCAAATACCGGGGATGCAGGCGGTTGAGACGTATTCGAAACTCAGAGTGCTGGGGAAACCAGGGGTTGGCAAAACCACCTTTTTGCAACATCTGGCGATTCAGTGTAATCGGGGGGCATTCGCTGCCAACCAAGTGCCGATTTTTATCTTATTGAGAGAGTTTGCCGAAGACTCCCAGCATCGTGATGAATTTAGCCTGTTCAATTATATTCATCAGGTGTTTCTCACCTCTGGTATTTCCAATCCGATAGTGCTTGAAACCTTACTGCAAGCGGGCAGAGTGCTGCTGTTGATGGATGGAATGGATGAAGTACTCAACCAGGACATTACAGCGGTTCTCAAAGAAATTCGTAAATTTTCAGACAATTATCATCGAAATCAATATGTGGCATCGTGTCGCACTGCCGCCAAAAAGCTGCGACTGCGCGGCTTCACCGATGTGGAAATTGCCCCCTTTACCCAAGAGCAAATCACCACCTTTGCCCAAAAGTGGTTTGTGGCATTAACCAAAACCACCGCTAAAGTCGGGCAAGATCAGGCTACCCAGTTTATTCAGAAGTTGGACTTGCCAGAAAACTGGCAGTTTCGGCAACTGGTGGGCACCCCCCTGTTTCTACATCTGGCCTGCTGGGTATTTCATGGCCAAGGGAAATTTCCCACCAAGCGGACTGAGTTTTATAAACAAGGGCTGGATCTGCTGCTGGGTCAATGGGATGAAGCCAAAGGGGTCGAACGCGATCAGGTTTACCGGGGGTTTTTAGTGCCTCAAAAGCTGAGCATGTTGAGCCAGCTGGCAGCCGTGACCTTTGAGAAAGGGCAGTACTTTTTTGAGCAACGCACGATTGAGCAGTATATTGGGGACTATTTGCGGAATTTGCCAGGTGCGTCCCAGGAACCAGAGGAACTGCAACTCGAAAGTGAAGCAATGCTGAATGCGATCGAGGCACAGCATGGACTTCTGATCGAACGAGCACGGGGAATTTTTTCGTTTTCCTACCTGGCGTTTCAAGAATACTTCACGGCGCGAAAAATTGTTGCCAGCTATAATCTACGGTCATTGGAAAAAGCGCTGGAAGGATTGGTCGGTCATCTCACGGATCCGCACTGGCGGGAGGTTTTTCTGTTGACGGCTGCGATGTTGCGCAGTGCAGATTCACTGGTGCAGTTAATGAAGCAACAAATTGATTCGTTAGTCGCTCAAGACCCCTATCTGCAAGAATTTTTGATGTGGGCCAGTGAAAAATCCCAGACCATTCAAACCGAACCCAAACTTGCTACCACCCGAGCGTTCTACCTTGCCCTTGCCCAAGCCCCGCATACGGCAGCGCACTTTGCCTTGGCTAGCACCCTTGATCAGGGAATGTTTTTGGATGTGGCCTTGGAAAACTTGCTGCTGGAGTTTGCCGTTGACCACAGTCAAGATTTTGCCTATGCCAATGCCTGTAGCGAAGCGCTCAACAACATTCTGGTGATGGTTCTGGAGTCAGGATTTTATAAGTCTCTCCAAGAATTGAAAGACCAATTGCCAGCTGCCAGTGAAAAAAAGGAACGGCTTCAGGAGTGGTGGCAGGAAAACTATGCTGAATGGGTAGAACACTTGAGGAGCACGATCTCCCATTACCGCAATACGAATCATCCCTGGCAGTTTAGCCCGGAGCAACAGCAAGTGCTGCAACATTACTACGATGCCAATCAACTCCTCGTCGATTGTTTGAATAGTAACTGTGAAATTACACCAGCAACCCGTAAAGAAATTGAAGCGACATTGCTACTCCCTCAAAAGGAACTGGAAGAGCGGGAGTGGAAAGGGAATTGA